The stretch of DNA AAAAAGTGGGCCACGAAGGAAATCTCGGCGGCGCGGCCCAACGACAAATCCAGCCCGTGGACACGCAGCACCATCCGCCAGCGAAAAACACCCAACCAGATGGTCAACCCCATGAAAGCGAGAGAGAGGAACATCGCGGTCCGGTCAACCAGCCTCAACGTGTGCCAGAGCTCACGCGGTCCCGAGGTCCACGCCGCCTGCCATTGGGCGGCGCGCGAAAGCTCCTTCCAGGAATGCCCCTGGCTTTCCCATCCCCTCCGGCCTTCGTTGAGGAAGATCGAGTGCAGAATCCAGAGCATGAGCGACGCGCAGACCGCAAGACGCCAGCCCACCCGCCAGGTTTTCCGCGGTGTGCTCACTCGTCGCCCCAGATGCTCTTCAAATGCCCGACGCCCCGCTCCAGATCCTCCGCAGTCACGCCGGGACTGAGTTCAAACACCTTGATGTGCTCCGGTCTGACCATCGGTTTGAGGACGGCGAAATCAATTGTCCCGGAACCTGGCGGGCAATGGTCC from Candidatus Angelobacter sp. encodes:
- a CDS encoding lysylphosphatidylglycerol synthase transmembrane domain-containing protein, with amino-acid sequence MSTPRKTWRVGWRLAVCASLMLWILHSIFLNEGRRGWESQGHSWKELSRAAQWQAAWTSGPRELWHTLRLVDRTAMFLSLAFMGLTIWLGVFRWRMVLRVHGLDLSLGRAAEISFVAHFFNSFLLGSTGGDLLKAYYAARETHHKKTEAVVTVVVDRLLGLFAMLLFACLMMVPNLSLLQAHRRLAALAGFILLMTVGCGLLIGLSFWGGLSRLWPRSRSWLRELPK